One Psychrilyobacter piezotolerans DNA window includes the following coding sequences:
- a CDS encoding class I SAM-dependent methyltransferase has translation MKKFDPIAYKKMVKSYQDEDKPTDWFDSIYTDAEGDYREVFWADLEPNPYLLKWLKKCIFKHTGRKAIVIGCGVGDDAEALSEAGYEVTAFDISPEAIRLCKNRYSDTTVNYLIADLFDYPPQWAESFDLVYECNTIQVLPGKYRIQARDAMVSLLAPQGYILVSCRSRLKGEQEDDIPLPLDKEEIDGFIRCGLSEESFVAYDDTQEPPVPHFFASYKK, from the coding sequence ATGAAAAAGTTTGATCCTATTGCATATAAAAAAATGGTCAAATCTTACCAAGACGAAGACAAACCTACTGATTGGTTTGATAGTATCTATACCGATGCAGAAGGAGATTATAGAGAGGTTTTCTGGGCAGACCTTGAACCTAATCCTTATCTTTTAAAATGGTTAAAAAAATGTATTTTTAAGCATACAGGACGCAAGGCCATTGTTATTGGATGTGGGGTTGGTGATGATGCGGAGGCCTTGAGTGAAGCAGGATATGAGGTGACTGCCTTTGATATTTCGCCTGAAGCAATACGTCTTTGTAAAAACCGTTATTCAGACACCACGGTCAACTATCTTATAGCAGATCTTTTTGATTACCCACCACAATGGGCTGAAAGTTTTGATCTTGTTTATGAGTGTAACACAATTCAAGTCTTACCAGGTAAGTATAGAATACAAGCACGAGATGCCATGGTCTCACTCCTGGCACCCCAGGGATATATTCTTGTCTCATGTAGAAGTCGTCTTAAGGGAGAACAAGAAGATGACATTCCCCTTCCTCTTGATAAAGAGGAAATAGACGGTTTTATACGATGTGGTCTAAGTGAAGAGAGTTTTGTGGCCTATGATGACACCCAAGAACCCCCTGTCCCTCATTTTTTTGCCTCTTATAAGAAGTAG
- a CDS encoding NUDIX hydrolase: MDCKLITADKRFRYRAAAIIIEDRDVLFAKNERDSYYYSVGGAVKIGESAEDAVKREVLEETGIAYEIERLAFIHENFFEGNGGTLKKGVKCHEVCFYFLMKSRGIKELKSDSSTADGIREFMHWLPIEKLENYEAHPSFFAKEIQNIGEYVKHIVTKE, encoded by the coding sequence ATGGATTGTAAATTAATAACAGCTGACAAACGATTTAGGTATAGAGCAGCAGCTATAATTATTGAAGATCGGGATGTTCTTTTTGCTAAAAACGAAAGGGATAGTTATTATTACTCTGTAGGTGGAGCAGTAAAAATAGGAGAATCTGCAGAAGATGCAGTTAAACGAGAGGTTTTAGAAGAGACAGGGATAGCATATGAAATCGAAAGACTTGCCTTCATCCATGAGAATTTTTTTGAGGGTAATGGTGGGACACTAAAAAAAGGAGTAAAATGTCATGAAGTCTGTTTCTATTTTTTAATGAAGTCTAGAGGAATAAAAGAATTAAAAAGTGATAGCTCTACAGCAGATGGAATAAGAGAATTTATGCACTGGCTTCCAATAGAAAAGCTAGAAAATTATGAAGCACATCCAAGTTTTTTTGCCAAAGAAATACAAAATATAGGAGAGTATGTTAAACACATTGTAACAAAAGAATGA
- a CDS encoding M42 family metallopeptidase: MKIDWDYIMQLTEELMEIPSPGGLTYDGIDRCREEFKKFGLTPHMTKKGALIAQMDGEENGEVTMISAHIDTLGAMVKHIKPNGKLILNNIGGFSWNSVEGENLTIHTSKKGNYTGSLLPIKSSRHTYGEEVTTLVREQENVEVRIDEFTSSKKETEDLGISIGDFVSFDTRTTFTYNGFLKSRYIDDKVCIAQLFSYIKYLRDNDIKPKNKVYFYISNYEELGHGVSVIPEDVDQFIALDIGLVSDYSNGDERKVNIIAKDSRTPYDFKLRQKLVDLCEEYQIKYTVDVHNRYGSDASIAATQGFDVNFSCIGPSVDSSHHYERTHKDGIIETVRLLIAVL, from the coding sequence ATTAAAATTGACTGGGATTATATTATGCAGCTAACAGAAGAACTTATGGAAATTCCAAGTCCCGGGGGACTTACCTATGACGGGATAGACAGGTGCAGGGAGGAATTTAAAAAATTCGGCCTCACTCCTCATATGACTAAAAAAGGAGCCTTAATTGCCCAGATGGATGGGGAAGAAAACGGCGAGGTTACCATGATATCAGCTCATATAGATACTTTAGGAGCTATGGTTAAGCACATTAAACCCAACGGTAAATTGATTCTCAACAATATAGGAGGGTTTTCATGGAACAGTGTAGAAGGGGAAAATCTTACTATCCATACCTCTAAAAAAGGAAATTACACCGGGTCTCTCCTCCCTATAAAATCCTCCAGACATACATACGGGGAGGAAGTCACTACCTTAGTTCGGGAGCAGGAGAATGTAGAGGTAAGGATCGATGAATTTACGTCTTCTAAAAAAGAAACGGAGGATCTGGGAATATCCATCGGAGACTTTGTTTCCTTTGATACAAGAACTACCTTTACCTATAATGGGTTTTTAAAATCCCGTTATATAGATGATAAGGTATGTATTGCCCAGTTATTCAGTTATATTAAATACCTCAGGGACAACGATATCAAACCCAAGAATAAGGTTTATTTTTATATTTCAAACTATGAGGAATTAGGCCATGGGGTATCGGTAATTCCGGAAGATGTGGATCAGTTTATCGCCCTGGATATAGGTCTGGTTTCCGATTATTCCAACGGGGATGAAAGAAAAGTAAATATCATAGCTAAAGACAGCAGAACCCCCTATGATTTTAAATTGAGACAAAAATTGGTGGATCTCTGTGAAGAATACCAGATAAAGTATACTGTAGACGTGCACAACCGGTATGGTTCAGATGCATCTATTGCAGCTACCCAGGGATTTGACGTGAATTTTTCCTGTATAGGTCCCAGTGTGGATTCCAGTCATCATTATGAAAGAACTCATAAAGACGGAATAATTGAAACTGTCAGGCTTTTAATAGCTGTTCTATAA
- a CDS encoding ABC transporter substrate-binding protein, giving the protein MKKILICLMGLFLLMGCGKEKEADTATLIVAQGADPKTLDPEVYNDVPSLAVAKQIYSTLVTTNEKNEIIPSLAESWEQLTETEWVFYLRKGVKFHNGEEMTAEDVKFSLERMLEMPSSKMMIEAVNKVEITDKYTVKVFMNNSFSPFLFNLTHPLCSILNKEYTLKLGKEFGQNPMGTGPFKFVNWSKGDFITLAGFNDYFEGAPLIQKVIFRAIPENTNRVIGLETGEIDIAYGIAPVDMTTVENNEKLELIVTPSLSTEYVGINVEKAPFTDKRVREAIGYAINKKDIVDVTLYGKGIVADTFVSPNVYGSNQDIHNYNFNPEKAKKLLKEAGIAKGTRINIWVNENPLRTQSAQIIQANLKDVGIDASIDILEWGTYIQKTGNGEHQLMIIGWNAGTGDADNALYPLFHSASKGGAGNRSFYANEKVDNLIESSRIKTGEERKNLLMETQTVIMEDAPVIPLFYKNNIVGINKNIKDFVVKGSGHHILKDIKKLNN; this is encoded by the coding sequence AAGAAAAGGAGGCTGACACTGCCACATTAATTGTTGCACAGGGTGCTGATCCTAAAACTCTGGATCCTGAAGTTTACAACGATGTTCCTTCCCTTGCAGTTGCAAAACAAATTTATTCTACTTTGGTTACTACAAATGAGAAGAATGAAATTATCCCTTCCCTTGCCGAATCTTGGGAACAGCTTACAGAAACTGAGTGGGTATTTTACCTGCGTAAGGGTGTAAAATTTCATAATGGGGAAGAAATGACTGCGGAAGATGTAAAATTCAGCTTGGAAAGAATGCTGGAAATGCCTTCTAGTAAGATGATGATAGAAGCTGTCAATAAGGTGGAGATCACAGATAAATATACTGTAAAAGTTTTTATGAATAACAGTTTTTCTCCTTTTTTATTTAATTTAACTCATCCCCTGTGTTCTATTCTAAATAAAGAATATACACTAAAATTAGGAAAAGAATTCGGTCAAAACCCCATGGGAACAGGTCCCTTTAAATTTGTAAATTGGAGTAAGGGTGATTTTATTACCCTGGCCGGATTCAATGATTATTTTGAGGGAGCTCCTTTGATACAAAAAGTAATTTTCAGAGCTATCCCTGAAAATACCAACAGGGTTATTGGTTTGGAAACGGGAGAAATAGATATTGCATATGGGATAGCTCCGGTGGATATGACTACCGTTGAAAACAATGAAAAGCTGGAATTGATAGTCACTCCCAGTTTATCCACTGAATATGTAGGAATAAATGTTGAAAAAGCACCCTTTACGGATAAAAGGGTAAGGGAAGCCATCGGTTATGCCATCAACAAAAAAGACATTGTGGATGTTACCCTCTATGGAAAAGGGATAGTTGCCGATACCTTTGTCAGTCCCAATGTATACGGCAGTAACCAGGATATTCATAACTATAATTTTAACCCTGAAAAAGCAAAAAAACTTCTCAAAGAAGCGGGAATTGCTAAAGGGACTAGGATAAATATCTGGGTAAATGAAAATCCCCTGAGAACTCAGTCAGCCCAGATAATCCAGGCAAATCTAAAAGATGTAGGGATCGATGCCAGTATAGATATCCTGGAATGGGGAACATATATTCAAAAAACCGGAAACGGGGAACACCAGCTGATGATCATTGGATGGAATGCAGGTACAGGAGATGCAGATAATGCTCTTTATCCTTTATTTCACTCGGCATCTAAGGGGGGAGCAGGTAACAGGTCTTTTTATGCCAATGAAAAGGTGGATAACCTTATAGAATCTTCCAGAATAAAAACAGGAGAGGAAAGAAAGAATCTTCTCATGGAGACACAGACTGTAATTATGGAAGATGCTCCTGTAATACCTCTTTTTTATAAAAACAATATTGTAGGAATCAATAAAAATATAAAAGACTTTGTAGTCAAGGGGAGCGGACATCACATTTTAAAAGATATAAAAAAATTAAATAATTAA